A window of the Gemmatirosa kalamazoonensis genome harbors these coding sequences:
- a CDS encoding segregation and condensation protein A, producing the protein MSDDERLTWGDAPVVEPRDAQPQQVVPGTGAFVVELAQFSGPLDLLLSLIRDEQLDVYDIPIARVAQQFLARVKELGLDEAADYLEMAARLLRIKAQLLLPRSGDEEAWEDPRAELVRRLLEYQQVREVVEHLDRLGEDRRQRFTRGWNPALAAMLPTGAPPLALSLSELLSAVDRVLRTAKEPTIHDVVPRALDVASAIVTVRSVLALRRRARWTDVVGADAEPWQILSVLLALLEMAKLGELRLEQSRPFAVVEIASDVAGEAA; encoded by the coding sequence GTGAGCGACGACGAGCGCCTAACGTGGGGCGATGCCCCGGTCGTCGAGCCGCGCGACGCCCAGCCGCAGCAGGTCGTCCCGGGCACCGGCGCGTTCGTCGTGGAGCTGGCGCAGTTCTCCGGGCCGCTCGACCTGCTGCTCTCGCTGATCCGCGACGAGCAACTGGACGTCTACGACATCCCCATCGCGCGGGTGGCCCAGCAATTCCTCGCGCGCGTGAAGGAGCTCGGTCTCGACGAGGCGGCCGACTACCTCGAGATGGCCGCGCGACTGCTGCGCATCAAGGCGCAGCTCCTGCTGCCGCGCAGCGGCGACGAGGAGGCGTGGGAGGATCCGCGCGCGGAGCTCGTGCGGCGGCTGCTCGAGTACCAGCAGGTGCGCGAGGTCGTGGAGCACCTCGACCGACTCGGCGAGGATCGACGGCAGCGCTTCACGCGCGGATGGAACCCCGCCCTGGCCGCCATGCTGCCGACCGGCGCGCCTCCGCTCGCGCTCTCGCTCAGCGAGCTGCTGTCGGCGGTGGACCGCGTGCTGCGCACGGCGAAGGAGCCGACGATCCACGACGTCGTGCCGCGCGCGCTCGACGTGGCGAGCGCGATCGTGACCGTGCGGAGCGTGCTCGCGCTGCGTCGGCGCGCGCGGTGGACGGACGTCGTCGGCGCCGACGCGGAGCCGTGGCAGATCCTCAGCGTGCTGCTCGCGCTGCTCGAGATGGCGAAGCTCGGTGAGCTGCGCCTCGAACAATCACGACCCTTTGCCGTGGTGGAGATCGCGAGTGACGTCGCTGGCGAAGCTGCTTGA
- a CDS encoding pseudouridine synthase, with protein sequence MRIQRALARAGVSSRREAEALVAAGRVHVNGTPATTGQVIDPARDHVTLDGKPVAAPVAAQWLVLNKPTGVLTTRKDPEGRPTVFELVPDWPGLTYVGRLDFMTEGVLLLTTDGDAAHRLTHPSSEVERTYVALVRGNAPEAVRMARRGIELEDGLVRPVHVDARPAGARRWEFEITIAEGRTREVRRVCEALGLQVERLVRVQFGPVRLGALPPGTTRALTVSERRVIEALARADGPTGRSHDH encoded by the coding sequence ATGCGCATCCAGCGCGCGCTCGCGCGAGCCGGCGTGTCGTCGCGCCGTGAGGCCGAGGCGCTCGTCGCGGCCGGACGCGTGCACGTGAACGGGACGCCCGCGACGACGGGGCAGGTGATCGACCCGGCGCGAGACCACGTCACGCTCGACGGGAAGCCTGTCGCGGCGCCGGTCGCCGCGCAGTGGCTCGTGCTGAACAAGCCGACCGGCGTGCTCACCACGCGGAAGGACCCCGAGGGCCGGCCGACGGTGTTCGAGCTCGTCCCCGACTGGCCGGGGCTCACCTACGTCGGTCGCCTCGACTTCATGACCGAGGGCGTGCTGCTCCTCACCACCGACGGCGACGCCGCGCACCGCCTCACGCATCCGAGCTCCGAGGTGGAGCGCACGTACGTGGCGCTCGTGCGCGGCAACGCTCCCGAAGCGGTCCGCATGGCGCGGCGCGGCATCGAGCTCGAGGACGGGCTCGTGCGGCCGGTGCACGTCGACGCGCGCCCCGCCGGCGCGCGCCGGTGGGAGTTCGAGATCACGATCGCCGAGGGGCGCACGCGCGAGGTGCGGCGCGTGTGCGAGGCGCTCGGCCTGCAGGTGGAGCGGCTCGTGCGCGTACAGTTCGGCCCCGTGCGACTCGGCGCGCTGCCACCAGGAACGACCCGCGCCCTCACGGTCTCCGAGCGGCGCGTCATCGAGGCGCTGGCGCGCGCCGACGGACCAACGGGCCGCAGCCACGACCACTGA
- the pyrR gene encoding bifunctional pyr operon transcriptional regulator/uracil phosphoribosyltransferase PyrR, producing the protein MATTQTTVLDARAMKRALKRMADEIVELNAGTDGLILVGIQRRGVQLAERLGALIQESEGVDVPRGALDITLYRDDLQTVGPRPVVGPTSLPVDIDGQRVVIVDDVLYTGRTVRAALDELADFGRPARIGLAVLVDRGGRELPIHADIVGKRLDAGMAGPVDVLVQELDGRDAVVVTLGDDAGSEV; encoded by the coding sequence ATGGCAACGACACAGACCACGGTGCTCGACGCGCGCGCGATGAAGCGCGCGCTGAAGCGGATGGCCGACGAGATCGTCGAGCTGAACGCGGGAACGGACGGGCTGATTCTCGTCGGCATCCAGCGGCGAGGCGTGCAGCTCGCGGAGCGCCTCGGGGCGCTGATCCAGGAGAGCGAGGGCGTGGACGTGCCGCGCGGCGCGCTTGACATTACGCTCTATCGCGACGACCTCCAGACGGTGGGGCCGCGGCCGGTCGTCGGGCCGACGTCGCTGCCGGTGGACATCGACGGGCAGCGCGTGGTGATCGTCGACGACGTGCTGTACACGGGGCGTACCGTGCGCGCCGCGCTCGACGAGCTGGCGGACTTCGGACGGCCGGCGCGGATCGGGCTCGCGGTGCTCGTGGATCGCGGTGGACGCGAGCTACCGATCCACGCCGACATCGTCGGCAAGCGGCTCGACGCGGGTATGGCGGGCCCGGTGGACGTGCTCGTGCAGGAGCTCGACGGGCGCGACGCCGTGGTGGTGACGCTCGGCGACGACGCGGGCTCGGAGGTGTGA
- a CDS encoding DUF58 domain-containing protein — MRIFRRLGESLGGRRAGGAALQPERARASAEVLARREAAEEGGADRRSGDPRSSDPRSRIPPDVLRQIRHIDVRTRGLVNSLFAGEYRSVFKGQGMEFAEVREYLPGDEVRSIDWNVTARMRRPFVRRYEEERELTVMLAVDLSGSERFGTERRFKSELATELAAVLALSAVRNNDRVGALLFTDRIEHVVRPRKGRRHALRLLRDVLVFEPQGRRTSIAVAADYLGRLLTHKAILFLISDFQDPDLERPLKRLALRHDVVAVTVEDPGELALPDVGLARFLDPETGVVVERDTADPALRAWFAERVMADREERRRLLRRLAIDEVAVRTGEGYVEPLLHFFRSRETRARRG, encoded by the coding sequence GTGAGGATCTTCCGCCGCCTTGGCGAGTCGTTAGGCGGCCGGCGCGCCGGCGGCGCGGCGCTGCAGCCCGAGCGCGCGCGCGCGTCGGCCGAGGTGCTGGCGCGGCGCGAGGCGGCGGAGGAGGGCGGCGCGGACCGCCGCTCGGGCGATCCGCGCTCGAGCGATCCGCGCTCGCGCATCCCGCCCGACGTGCTGCGACAGATCCGGCACATCGACGTGCGCACGCGCGGGCTCGTGAACTCGCTGTTCGCCGGTGAGTACCGCTCCGTGTTCAAGGGGCAGGGCATGGAGTTCGCCGAGGTGCGCGAGTACCTGCCCGGCGACGAGGTGCGCTCGATCGACTGGAACGTCACCGCGCGCATGCGCCGCCCGTTCGTGCGGCGCTACGAGGAGGAGCGCGAGCTGACCGTGATGCTCGCCGTCGATCTCTCGGGCTCCGAGCGGTTCGGCACGGAGCGGCGCTTCAAGAGCGAGCTGGCGACGGAGCTCGCCGCAGTGCTCGCACTGTCCGCGGTGCGCAACAACGACCGCGTGGGCGCGCTGCTGTTCACCGACCGCATCGAACACGTCGTGCGCCCGCGGAAGGGACGCCGCCATGCGCTGCGGCTGCTGCGCGACGTGCTGGTGTTCGAGCCGCAGGGCCGCCGCACGAGCATCGCCGTCGCCGCCGACTACCTCGGCCGGCTGCTCACCCACAAGGCGATCCTGTTCCTCATCTCCGACTTCCAGGATCCGGACCTCGAGCGGCCGCTGAAGCGCCTCGCGCTGCGGCACGACGTCGTCGCGGTGACGGTGGAGGATCCGGGCGAGCTGGCGCTCCCCGACGTCGGCCTCGCGCGCTTCCTCGATCCGGAGACGGGCGTCGTGGTCGAGCGCGACACGGCCGATCCGGCGCTGCGCGCGTGGTTCGCCGAGCGGGTGATGGCGGACCGCGAGGAGCGCCGCCGGCTGCTGCGGCGCCTGGCGATCGACGAGGTGGCGGTGCGCACCGGCGAGGGGTACGTGGAGCCGCTGCTCCACTTCTTCCGCTCGCGCGAGACGCGGGCGCGCCGCGGGTGA
- a CDS encoding site-2 protease family protein: MNLTDLLIVAPVLLFSMVAHEYAHGYAALRQGDPTAYQLGRLTFNPVKHIDPFMTIILPVMTALTGGFIFGGAKPVPVDPRNYRSYRRGDIIVSLAGIATNLVLAAVCAALIVPLGMLGRALPAATTSLAILQEMMRAGVMFNLILAFFNLLPIPPLDGSHVAKYLLPPAWGLRYAQLGRFGFLIVLLFLTVGRGVLAIWMAPAGALNAVATTLVSPYLLPNPL; encoded by the coding sequence TTGAACCTCACCGACCTCCTCATCGTCGCGCCCGTCCTGCTCTTCTCGATGGTGGCGCACGAGTACGCCCACGGCTACGCCGCGCTCCGGCAGGGCGATCCGACGGCGTACCAGCTCGGCCGGCTGACGTTCAACCCCGTGAAGCACATCGACCCGTTCATGACGATCATCCTCCCCGTCATGACGGCGCTGACGGGCGGGTTCATCTTCGGCGGGGCGAAGCCGGTGCCGGTGGACCCGCGCAATTACCGCAGCTATCGGCGGGGCGACATCATCGTGTCGCTGGCGGGGATCGCGACGAACCTCGTTCTCGCGGCGGTCTGCGCGGCACTCATCGTGCCCCTCGGCATGCTCGGCCGCGCGCTGCCCGCGGCGACGACGTCGCTCGCGATCCTGCAGGAGATGATGCGGGCCGGGGTGATGTTCAATCTCATCCTGGCGTTCTTCAACCTGCTGCCGATCCCGCCGCTCGACGGCTCGCACGTCGCGAAGTACCTGCTGCCGCCGGCGTGGGGGCTGCGATACGCGCAGCTCGGGCGCTTCGGGTTCCTCATCGTGCTCCTCTTCCTCACGGTGGGGCGCGGCGTGCTCGCGATCTGGATGGCGCCGGCCGGTGCGCTGAACGCGGTGGCGACCACGCTCGTGTCGCCGTACCTGCTGCCGAACCCGCTGTGA
- the tadA gene encoding tRNA adenosine(34) deaminase TadA: MRDTDDEHWMREALARARDAARDAEVPVGAVIVRDGELLAAAANRTLRDQDPTAHAETLAIRAAAASLGRWRLDDCTLVVTLEPCAMCAGAIVLARLARVVFGAWDDKAGMAGSVGDLLRHPRLNHRPQVRGGVLQEECGAMLRDFFAARRGRIDAPLEGPFTDQSAR, encoded by the coding sequence ATGCGAGACACGGACGACGAGCACTGGATGCGCGAGGCCCTGGCGCGCGCGCGCGACGCGGCCCGGGACGCCGAGGTGCCGGTGGGTGCCGTCATCGTGCGCGACGGCGAGCTGCTCGCGGCGGCGGCCAACCGTACGCTGCGCGATCAGGATCCGACCGCGCACGCGGAGACGCTCGCGATCCGCGCCGCCGCCGCATCGTTAGGCCGGTGGCGGCTCGACGACTGCACGCTCGTCGTGACGCTGGAGCCGTGCGCCATGTGCGCGGGCGCGATCGTGCTCGCGCGTCTCGCGCGCGTAGTGTTCGGCGCGTGGGACGACAAGGCGGGCATGGCCGGCTCCGTGGGCGACCTGCTGCGGCACCCGCGGCTGAACCACCGTCCGCAGGTTCGCGGCGGCGTGCTGCAGGAGGAATGCGGCGCGATGCTGCGCGACTTCTTCGCCGCACGACGCGGCCGCATCGACGCACCGCTCGAGGGTCCGTTCACCGACCAGTCCGCGCGTTGA
- a CDS encoding AAA family ATPase, translated as MTPPASADAALVQGVVRQVARRVVGQEYMVERLLIGLLTGGHVLLEGVPGLAKTLTVRTLAETIRTTFNRIQFTPDLLPADVVGTQVFDQTTGQFSVKKGPIFANILLADEINRAPAKVQAALLEAMQEKQVTIGGQTFRLEEPFLVLATQNPIENEGTYPLPEAQLDRFMLKLRIGYPSRDEEKEIMRRMAGGTPITVQPAATPEQILDARHRIAELYMDERIVDYIVEIVHATRAPAEAGLGDLAPLIEFGASPRASIALAQASRAHAFLRGRTFVTPDDVKAIAPDVLRHRVLTSFEADAEEVTSDDIVARVLSRVESP; from the coding sequence ATGACCCCTCCCGCGTCGGCCGACGCGGCGCTGGTGCAGGGCGTGGTGCGGCAGGTGGCGCGCCGCGTGGTGGGGCAGGAGTACATGGTGGAGCGCCTGCTCATCGGCCTGCTCACCGGCGGCCACGTGCTGCTCGAGGGCGTTCCCGGGCTCGCGAAGACGCTCACCGTGCGCACGCTCGCCGAGACGATCCGCACGACGTTCAACCGCATCCAGTTCACTCCCGATCTGCTCCCCGCCGACGTCGTCGGCACGCAGGTGTTCGATCAGACCACGGGGCAGTTCTCGGTGAAGAAGGGACCGATCTTCGCGAACATCCTGCTCGCCGACGAGATCAACCGCGCGCCCGCGAAGGTGCAGGCCGCGCTGCTCGAGGCGATGCAGGAGAAGCAGGTCACGATCGGCGGGCAGACGTTCCGGCTCGAGGAGCCGTTCCTCGTGCTCGCGACGCAGAACCCGATCGAGAACGAGGGCACGTACCCGCTCCCCGAAGCACAGCTCGACCGGTTCATGCTGAAGCTCCGCATCGGGTACCCGTCGCGCGACGAGGAGAAGGAGATCATGCGGCGCATGGCGGGCGGCACGCCGATCACCGTGCAGCCCGCGGCGACGCCGGAGCAGATCCTCGACGCGCGCCACCGCATCGCGGAGCTGTACATGGACGAGCGCATCGTCGACTACATCGTCGAGATCGTGCACGCCACGCGCGCGCCCGCCGAAGCGGGGCTCGGCGACCTCGCGCCGCTCATCGAGTTCGGGGCCAGCCCGCGCGCGTCGATCGCGCTCGCGCAGGCGTCGCGCGCGCATGCGTTCCTGCGCGGCCGCACGTTCGTGACGCCCGACGACGTGAAGGCGATCGCGCCCGACGTGCTGCGCCACCGCGTGCTCACGTCGTTCGAGGCCGATGCGGAAGAGGTGACGAGCGACGACATCGTCGCGCGCGTGCTCTCGCGCGTGGAGAGCCCGTGA
- a CDS encoding VWA domain-containing protein: MTWLRYFQAPWLLVLAIVLPLAALALAYVWARRRRARVTRLGAEPLVSRLAPSISGTGARWRALRLGGAVLFGAIALAGPRWGNERSEMQSSGVDVVLALDASLSMLATDERPDRLTRMKQEVRRLRAMTPGDRVALLAFAGRSYILTPLTTDEGAIDLFLDNLDPSVVGQAGSSLARAIRQGTELLQSTRGRGGDRAIVVMSDGEAFEAEDDVREAARQAADAGIIVVTVGFGTAQGTTIPVHEGNTTTLKRDESGNVVVTHYVPDLLRAAAEMGRGTFIPAEATDKAARVRAALGNLRAQRRAVAAGNDLTPRFQLFVAPALLLVLLDAWLSTRRRASRREAPAAARAAALLLFALLPMLSGCTRRELDDDALGLYQHGDFPRALAAYRERVKAGGTPRAVYNFGTALLAADSAEPARDALDRARQAPDTGVRWRAQFNLGLLHLRRGLETKGDGATEDLDAALALYKQVLLAHPADSDAKWNYELALHKKKQQSGGGGGGGGGGGQGAPPQAQPQPRPAGGLGERQAEELLNAAARDERDVQGKKQKQNQPPPPPGGKDW, encoded by the coding sequence ATGACGTGGCTCCGGTACTTCCAGGCGCCGTGGCTCCTCGTGCTCGCGATCGTGCTGCCGCTCGCGGCGCTCGCGCTCGCATACGTGTGGGCACGGCGGCGCCGCGCGCGCGTGACGCGGCTCGGCGCCGAGCCGCTCGTCTCACGGCTCGCGCCGTCGATCTCGGGGACCGGCGCACGGTGGCGTGCGCTGCGGCTCGGCGGCGCGGTGCTGTTCGGCGCGATCGCGCTCGCCGGGCCGCGGTGGGGCAACGAGCGGTCGGAGATGCAGTCGTCGGGCGTCGACGTCGTGCTCGCGCTCGACGCGTCGCTCTCGATGCTCGCCACCGACGAGCGCCCCGACCGCCTCACGCGGATGAAGCAGGAGGTGCGGCGGCTGCGCGCGATGACGCCCGGCGACCGCGTCGCCCTGCTCGCGTTCGCGGGGCGCAGCTACATCCTCACGCCGCTCACCACCGACGAGGGCGCGATCGACCTGTTCCTCGACAACCTCGACCCGAGCGTCGTGGGGCAGGCCGGCAGCTCGCTCGCGCGCGCGATCCGCCAGGGAACGGAGCTGCTCCAGAGCACGCGTGGACGCGGCGGCGACCGCGCGATCGTCGTCATGAGCGACGGCGAGGCGTTCGAGGCGGAGGACGACGTACGCGAGGCCGCGCGTCAGGCGGCGGACGCGGGGATCATCGTCGTCACCGTGGGCTTCGGCACCGCGCAGGGCACGACGATCCCGGTGCACGAGGGGAACACGACGACGCTGAAGCGCGACGAGTCGGGCAACGTCGTCGTGACGCACTACGTGCCCGACCTGCTGCGCGCGGCCGCCGAGATGGGGCGCGGCACGTTCATCCCGGCCGAGGCGACCGACAAGGCCGCCCGGGTGCGCGCCGCGCTCGGCAACCTGCGCGCGCAGCGCCGCGCCGTCGCCGCTGGCAACGATCTCACACCGCGCTTCCAGCTGTTCGTCGCGCCCGCGCTGCTGCTGGTGCTGCTCGACGCGTGGCTCTCCACGCGGCGACGGGCGTCGCGGCGCGAGGCGCCGGCCGCCGCGCGAGCCGCGGCGCTGCTGCTGTTCGCGCTGCTCCCCATGCTCTCCGGCTGCACGCGCCGCGAACTCGACGACGATGCGCTCGGGCTCTACCAGCACGGCGACTTCCCGCGCGCGCTCGCCGCGTATCGCGAGCGCGTGAAGGCCGGCGGCACGCCGCGCGCCGTCTACAACTTCGGCACCGCGCTGCTCGCCGCGGACTCCGCGGAGCCGGCGCGCGACGCGCTCGACCGCGCGCGCCAGGCGCCGGACACCGGCGTGCGCTGGCGTGCGCAGTTCAATCTCGGGCTGCTGCATCTCCGCCGCGGGCTCGAGACGAAGGGCGACGGCGCGACGGAGGATCTCGACGCCGCGCTCGCGCTGTACAAGCAGGTGCTCCTCGCGCATCCCGCGGACAGCGACGCGAAGTGGAACTACGAGCTCGCGCTGCACAAGAAGAAGCAGCAGTCGGGGGGCGGGGGCGGCGGGGGCGGCGGTGGCGGGCAGGGCGCGCCGCCGCAGGCGCAGCCGCAGCCGCGGCCGGCCGGAGGCCTCGGCGAGCGGCAGGCGGAGGAGCTGCTGAACGCGGCGGCCCGCGACGAGCGCGACGTGCAGGGGAAGAAGCAGAAGCAGAACCAGCCGCCGCCACCGCCGGGCGGAAAGGACTGGTAA
- the rpsT gene encoding 30S ribosomal protein S20 produces MPNIASAKKNMRKSRAAAVRNRAQRSALRTALKKGRADGASDADKLNAVSQLDRAARKGLIHKNKAARHKAQIARKTAAGAQ; encoded by the coding sequence GTGCCGAATATCGCGTCCGCCAAGAAGAACATGCGGAAGTCGCGCGCCGCCGCGGTGCGCAACCGTGCGCAGCGCTCGGCGCTCCGCACCGCCCTCAAGAAGGGGCGCGCCGACGGCGCGTCCGATGCCGACAAGCTGAACGCGGTCAGCCAGCTCGACCGCGCCGCCCGCAAGGGCCTGATCCACAAGAACAAGGCGGCGCGCCACAAGGCGCAGATCGCCCGCAAGACGGCCGCCGGCGCGCAGTGA
- a CDS encoding aspartate carbamoyltransferase catalytic subunit, translated as MPVAPTQLGKDLLALEPLSAEQIRLILDTAQPFREISERAIKKVPTLRGQTCVNLFFEASTRTRVSFEFAEKRMSADTVSIAASGSSVQKGETLVDTARNLEAMRIDMVVIRHGASGAAQFLAERIESNVINAGDGTHEHPTQGLLDLLTLRDKFGRLEGLRVCIVGDVLHSRVARSNIWGLKKLGAEVGVCGPRSLLPNAIDELGVEVFDRVEAAIEWAQALNVLRLQLERMEAGYIPSLREYNRVFGVTRERLERAPRDLLILHPGPMNRGVEIDSDVADGPHSVILEQVTNGVAVRMAVLYLLAGGRPELAEAAKGRGGDA; from the coding sequence ATGCCGGTCGCCCCGACCCAGCTCGGCAAGGATCTCCTCGCGCTCGAGCCGCTGTCGGCCGAGCAGATCCGGCTCATCCTCGACACCGCGCAGCCGTTCCGCGAGATCAGCGAGCGCGCGATCAAGAAGGTGCCCACGCTGCGCGGGCAGACGTGCGTGAACCTCTTCTTCGAGGCGTCAACGCGCACGCGCGTGTCGTTCGAGTTCGCCGAGAAGCGCATGAGCGCCGACACGGTGAGCATCGCGGCGTCGGGATCGAGCGTGCAGAAGGGCGAGACGCTGGTCGACACGGCGCGCAACCTCGAGGCGATGCGGATCGACATGGTCGTGATCCGTCACGGCGCGTCCGGCGCCGCGCAGTTCCTCGCCGAGCGCATCGAGTCGAACGTGATCAACGCCGGGGACGGCACGCACGAGCATCCGACGCAGGGGTTGCTCGACCTGCTCACGCTGCGCGACAAGTTCGGGCGCCTGGAGGGGCTGCGCGTGTGCATCGTGGGCGACGTGCTGCACTCGCGCGTCGCGCGCTCGAACATCTGGGGCCTGAAGAAGCTCGGCGCCGAGGTGGGCGTGTGCGGCCCGCGGTCGCTGCTGCCTAACGCGATCGACGAGCTGGGCGTCGAGGTGTTCGACCGCGTGGAGGCGGCGATCGAGTGGGCGCAGGCGCTGAACGTGCTGCGCCTGCAGCTGGAGCGCATGGAGGCGGGGTACATCCCGTCGCTGCGCGAGTACAACCGCGTGTTCGGCGTGACGCGAGAACGGCTCGAGCGCGCGCCGCGCGACCTGCTGATCCTTCATCCGGGCCCGATGAACCGCGGCGTCGAGATCGACAGCGACGTGGCGGATGGGCCGCACAGCGTGATCCTCGAACAGGTGACCAACGGCGTGGCGGTGCGAATGGCGGTGCTCTACCTCCTCGCCGGCGGGCGGCCGGAGCTCGCGGAGGCGGCGAAGGGCCGGGGAGGCGACGCGTGA
- the scpB gene encoding SMC-Scp complex subunit ScpB, protein MTSLAKLLEAALFASTRPVPYDELRALDASADDGALEAALEELRQHYDDPDDGHAFELVEQGGGWQLLTRPEFTEAIERAQLAQRPQRLSAASLETLAIIAYRQPIGRAEIEEIRGVSVGGVLKMLLERGLVDVVGRSEGLGRPLLYGTTPLFLEQFALRHLDELPRADELAVALRTEPKPV, encoded by the coding sequence GTGACGTCGCTGGCGAAGCTGCTTGAGGCCGCGCTGTTCGCAAGCACGCGCCCGGTGCCGTACGACGAGCTCCGGGCGCTCGACGCGTCGGCCGACGACGGGGCGCTGGAGGCCGCGCTCGAGGAGCTGCGGCAGCACTACGACGACCCGGACGACGGGCACGCGTTCGAGCTCGTGGAGCAGGGCGGCGGCTGGCAGCTGCTCACGCGGCCCGAGTTCACGGAGGCGATCGAGCGCGCGCAGCTCGCGCAACGGCCGCAGCGCCTGTCGGCCGCGTCGCTCGAGACGCTGGCGATCATCGCGTACCGGCAGCCGATCGGGCGTGCCGAGATCGAGGAGATCCGCGGCGTGTCGGTCGGCGGCGTGCTGAAGATGCTGCTCGAGCGCGGGCTCGTGGACGTCGTGGGTCGCTCCGAGGGGCTCGGGCGGCCCCTGCTCTACGGCACGACGCCGTTGTTCCTCGAGCAGTTCGCGCTGCGCCACCTCGACGAGCTGCCGCGGGCCGACGAGCTGGCGGTGGCGTTGCGCACGGAGCCGAAGCCGGTATGA
- a CDS encoding dihydroorotase gives MTRPILLRGGRVLDPSQGLDLPSGDVLLVDGRVQHAGERVGTPDDAETIDCAGLVVSPGFIDVHCHLREPGREDVETIATGARAAAAGGFTAVCAMPNTDPVTDNQAAVGFIIRQAIRAQAARVYPIGAITMGQRGESLAEFGEMVGAGAVAVSDDGKPVVSAQMMRTALEYARTFGIPVADHCEEPTLAKGGAMNEGLTSARLGLRGIPSEAEEIMAIRDILLARRTGGHVHLCHMSTKGSVELIRWGKERGINVTAEVCPHHLSLTDEAVEGYDTNAKMNPPLRTAEDVEALQQAVRDGTIDVVATDHAPHHYDEKEREFADAPNGIVGLETALAVLVTWLVQPGVIDYATLVEKMACAPARVFHLPGGTLRRGSPGDVTVFDPEREWVVDPTRFRTKGRNTPYAGQTLRGRAVCTIVDGRVVHHMGA, from the coding sequence GTGACGCGACCCATTCTGCTGCGCGGCGGGCGCGTGCTCGACCCGTCGCAGGGACTCGATCTTCCGTCGGGCGACGTGCTGCTCGTCGACGGCCGCGTGCAGCATGCGGGCGAGCGCGTCGGGACGCCCGACGATGCGGAGACGATCGACTGCGCGGGGCTCGTCGTGTCGCCGGGCTTCATCGACGTGCACTGCCACCTGCGCGAGCCGGGGCGGGAGGACGTGGAGACGATCGCGACGGGCGCGCGCGCGGCGGCGGCGGGCGGCTTCACCGCCGTATGCGCGATGCCTAACACCGATCCGGTGACCGACAACCAGGCGGCGGTCGGGTTCATCATCCGGCAGGCGATCCGTGCCCAAGCCGCGCGCGTGTACCCGATCGGCGCGATCACGATGGGGCAGCGCGGCGAGTCGCTCGCCGAGTTCGGCGAGATGGTGGGCGCCGGCGCGGTCGCGGTGAGCGACGACGGCAAGCCGGTGGTGAGCGCGCAGATGATGCGCACGGCGCTGGAGTACGCGCGCACGTTCGGCATCCCGGTGGCCGACCACTGCGAGGAGCCGACGCTCGCGAAGGGCGGCGCGATGAACGAGGGCCTAACGTCGGCGCGCCTCGGCCTCCGCGGCATCCCGAGCGAGGCCGAGGAGATCATGGCCATCCGCGACATCCTGCTCGCGCGGCGCACGGGCGGCCACGTGCACCTGTGCCACATGAGCACGAAGGGCTCCGTCGAGCTGATTCGCTGGGGGAAGGAGCGCGGCATCAACGTCACCGCGGAGGTGTGCCCGCACCACCTGTCGCTGACCGACGAGGCGGTGGAGGGCTACGACACGAACGCGAAGATGAACCCGCCGCTGCGCACCGCGGAGGACGTGGAAGCGCTGCAGCAGGCGGTGCGCGACGGCACGATCGACGTCGTCGCGACGGACCACGCGCCGCACCACTACGACGAGAAGGAGCGCGAGTTCGCGGACGCGCCCAACGGCATCGTGGGGCTGGAGACGGCGCTCGCGGTGCTCGTCACGTGGCTCGTGCAGCCCGGGGTGATCGACTACGCGACGCTGGTGGAGAAGATGGCATGCGCACCGGCGCGCGTGTTCCATCTCCCGGGCGGGACGCTGCGGCGCGGGAGCCCCGGCGACGTGACCGTGTTCGACCCCGAGCGCGAGTGGGTGGTGGACCCGACGCGCTTCCGCACGAAGGGGCGCAACACGCCGTACGCCGGGCAGACGCTGCGCGGCCGCGCGGTGTGCACGATCGTCGACGGTCGTGTCGTACACCACATGGGCGCGTGA